The following are encoded together in the Eulemur rufifrons isolate Redbay chromosome 28, OSU_ERuf_1, whole genome shotgun sequence genome:
- the VAX1 gene encoding ventral anterior homeobox 1 isoform X2 — protein MFGKPDKMDVRCHSDAEAARVSKNAHKESRESKGAEGNLPAAFLKEPQGAFSASGAAEDCNKSKSNSAADPDYCRRILVRDAKGSIREIILPKGLDLDRPKRTRTSFTAEQLYRLEMEFQRCQYVVGRERTELARQLNLSETQANSEENNE, from the exons ATGTTCGGGAAACCAGACAAAATGGACGTTCGATGCCACTCGGACGCCGAGGCTGCCCGGGTCTCGAAGAACGCGCACAAGGAGAGCCGGGAGAGCAAGGGTGCGGAGGGGAACCTCCCAGCCGCCTTTCTCAAGGAGCCACAGGGCGCCTTCTCGGCGTCGGGCGCTGCGGAAGATTGTAACAAAAGTAAATCCAATTCCGCAGCCGACCCGGATTACTGCCGCCGGATCCTGGTCCGAG ATGCCAAAGGGTCCATCCGAGAGATCATCCTGCCCAAGGGCCTGGACCTGGATCGGCCCAAGAGGACGCGCACGTCCTTCACCGCGGAGCAGCTCTACCGGCTGGAGATGGAGTTCCAGCGCTGCCAGTACGTGGTGGGCCGCGAGAGGACCGAGCTCGCCCGGCAGCTCAACCTCTCGGAGACCCAG gcaaatagtgaagaaaataatgaatga
- the VAX1 gene encoding ventral anterior homeobox 1 isoform X1: MFGKPDKMDVRCHSDAEAARVSKNAHKESRESKGAEGNLPAAFLKEPQGAFSASGAAEDCNKSKSNSAADPDYCRRILVRDAKGSIREIILPKGLDLDRPKRTRTSFTAEQLYRLEMEFQRCQYVVGRERTELARQLNLSETQVKVWFQNRRTKQKKDQGKDSELRSVVSETAATCSVLRLLEQGRLLSPPGLPALLPPCATGALGSALRGPSLPALGAGAAAGSAAAAAAAPGPAGAASPHPPAVGSAPGPGPAGPGGLHAGAPTAGHGLFSLPVPSLLGSVASRLSSAPLTMAGSLAGNLQELSARYLSSSAFEPYSRTNNKEGAEKKTLD; the protein is encoded by the exons ATGTTCGGGAAACCAGACAAAATGGACGTTCGATGCCACTCGGACGCCGAGGCTGCCCGGGTCTCGAAGAACGCGCACAAGGAGAGCCGGGAGAGCAAGGGTGCGGAGGGGAACCTCCCAGCCGCCTTTCTCAAGGAGCCACAGGGCGCCTTCTCGGCGTCGGGCGCTGCGGAAGATTGTAACAAAAGTAAATCCAATTCCGCAGCCGACCCGGATTACTGCCGCCGGATCCTGGTCCGAG ATGCCAAAGGGTCCATCCGAGAGATCATCCTGCCCAAGGGCCTGGACCTGGATCGGCCCAAGAGGACGCGCACGTCCTTCACCGCGGAGCAGCTCTACCGGCTGGAGATGGAGTTCCAGCGCTGCCAGTACGTGGTGGGCCGCGAGAGGACCGAGCTCGCCCGGCAGCTCAACCTCTCGGAGACCCAG GTGAAGGTGTGGTTCCAGAACCGGCGCACCAAGCAGAAGAAGGACCAAGGCAAGGACTCGGAGCTGCGTTCGGTGGTGTCGGAGACCGCGGCCACGTGCAGTGTGCTACGGCTGCTGGAACAGGGCCGTCTGCTGTCGCCACCCGGCCTGCCCGCCCTGCTGCCGCCTTGCGCCACGGGCGCTCTAGGCTCGGCGCTACGCGGGCCCAGCCTGCCGGCCCTGGGAGCCGGCGCCGCTGCGGGctcggccgccgccgctgccgccgccccGGGCCCCGCGGGCGCCGCGTCCCCGCACCCGCCGGCTGTGGGCAGTGCTCCAGGCCCCGGGCCCGCTGGGCCGGGGGGACTGCACGCAGGCGCGCCGACCGCCGGCCACGGCCTCTTCAGCCTGCCGGTGCCCTCGCTACTCGGCTCCGTCGCCAGCCGCCTGTCCTCCGCCCCGTTGACAATGGCTGGCTCGCTAGCTGGGAATTTGCAAGAACTCTCCGCCCGATACCTGAGCTCCTCGGCCTTCGAGCCTTACTCCCGGACCAACAATAAAGAAGGGGCCGAGAAAAAAACGCTGGACTGA